One region of Pararhizobium qamdonense genomic DNA includes:
- a CDS encoding TolC family protein — protein MTKQKITAVLLLPLILSGCVQAAQYSHGDAGFSSVSTTTADATGKHTVWIQNRHDAQAAAKLVKVLLVKKSIDAETAVQIALLNNKGLQAAYASLGDAAADAWQSTMFANPAVGVGLTGIGTPGLAVFKSVEGVLATNIVALATRKKAIDIAGNGFRRAQLGAALQTLQLAADTRRAWITAVATRETAAQLSKAQATADAASELAKKLGETGALTKSAQARHHVFYAELAGQTAKARLDARLAKEELTRLMGLWGPDIDYQLPNRLAQLPKGLLTQDQIEAEALQSRVDLQMARLDLDATAQSYKLTGATRYVTDLEILTGFETERELEDGVKKADTTGNIELEFAIPIFDTGKARMRKAELAYMRAANLLAEKAVNVRSEARSAYQAYRANYDIARHFRNSVLPLRADIEEESLLTYNGMITNTFELLTDSRETINSTLLAVNAKRDFWLAEANLAPAIYGGGVGAADGGADLAAAAEGSGGH, from the coding sequence ATGACCAAGCAGAAAATAACGGCAGTTCTTCTCTTGCCGCTCATTCTGAGTGGATGCGTCCAGGCGGCACAATATTCGCACGGCGATGCCGGATTTTCGTCGGTGTCCACGACAACGGCTGACGCGACGGGCAAACATACCGTCTGGATTCAGAACCGGCACGACGCTCAGGCAGCCGCAAAACTGGTCAAGGTGCTGCTGGTCAAGAAAAGCATCGACGCCGAGACGGCTGTGCAGATCGCTCTACTCAACAACAAGGGTCTTCAGGCTGCCTATGCCAGTCTTGGCGACGCGGCTGCAGATGCATGGCAATCGACCATGTTTGCCAACCCGGCCGTAGGTGTAGGACTGACCGGCATCGGCACGCCGGGATTGGCGGTGTTCAAGTCCGTGGAAGGCGTGCTCGCCACCAATATCGTCGCGCTCGCAACCCGGAAGAAAGCGATTGATATTGCCGGCAACGGATTTAGGAGAGCTCAGCTTGGCGCGGCTCTGCAAACGCTGCAGCTTGCAGCCGATACGAGGCGGGCGTGGATTACGGCGGTGGCGACCCGCGAAACGGCCGCCCAACTTTCAAAGGCGCAGGCTACAGCCGATGCTGCATCGGAACTTGCCAAGAAGCTCGGCGAAACGGGTGCGCTGACGAAGAGCGCTCAGGCGCGGCATCATGTCTTCTACGCCGAACTGGCCGGACAGACCGCCAAAGCCCGCCTTGACGCCCGCCTGGCCAAGGAGGAACTGACACGGCTCATGGGGCTCTGGGGACCGGACATCGATTACCAGCTTCCCAACCGGCTTGCGCAGCTTCCCAAGGGGCTGCTGACGCAGGATCAGATCGAGGCGGAAGCCTTACAAAGCCGGGTCGATCTGCAGATGGCCAGGCTCGATCTCGATGCCACGGCGCAGTCGTACAAGCTGACCGGAGCAACGCGGTATGTCACAGACCTGGAAATTTTAACCGGTTTCGAGACAGAGCGCGAACTGGAGGACGGCGTGAAGAAAGCCGATACGACGGGAAATATCGAGCTGGAATTCGCAATTCCGATCTTCGACACTGGCAAGGCGCGCATGCGCAAGGCGGAACTGGCCTATATGCGCGCCGCCAATCTGCTTGCGGAAAAGGCCGTGAACGTCCGCTCCGAAGCAAGGTCCGCCTACCAGGCTTACCGCGCGAACTACGATATCGCCCGGCACTTTCGCAACAGCGTCTTACCGCTCCGCGCTGATATCGAGGAGGAATCTCTGCTGACCTATAACGGCATGATCACCAACACATTCGAACTGCTCACCGACAGCCGCGAGACGATCAATTCGACCCTGCTCGCTGTCAACGCGAAACGTGATTTCTGGTTAGCCGAAGCCAACCTCGCGCCTGCCATTTATGGCGGCGGTGTGGGGGCAGCGGACGGCGGAGCGGATTTGGCAGCTGCCGCTGAAGGCAGCGGCGGTCACTGA